One genomic window of Psychrobacillus sp. INOP01 includes the following:
- the gcvT gene encoding glycine cleavage system aminomethyltransferase GcvT, giving the protein MAEKLKRTPLFDVYANYGGKTIDFGGWELPVQFSSIKAEHEAVRTKAGLFDVSHMGEIILTGTDSEEYLQNIMTNDVSKLVDGQAQYTAMCYKDGGIVDDLLIYKIEDNHYLLVVNAGNIEKDYKWMQENVIGDVTLVNKSEDYGLLALQGPLAQVILQKLTTKSLDEIGFFRFANNVEVAGKNVIISRTGYTGEDGFEIYASANDVTDLWSSILDAGSEEGILPCGLGARDTLRFEACLPLYGQELTKDISPLEANIGFVVKLKKEQDFNGKSILLEQKENGVPRKSIGIEMIDKGIPRTGYPVFVDNKQIGHVTSGTQSPTLKKNIGLAIIDATFAELGQEVEIEIRNKRLKAVTVATPFYKREK; this is encoded by the coding sequence TTGGCAGAAAAGTTGAAACGAACACCTTTATTTGATGTATATGCAAATTACGGAGGAAAGACCATTGACTTCGGAGGATGGGAACTTCCAGTCCAATTCTCAAGTATCAAGGCCGAGCACGAAGCAGTGAGAACGAAAGCTGGATTGTTTGATGTTTCTCATATGGGAGAAATAATCCTAACAGGTACAGATAGTGAAGAATATCTTCAAAACATTATGACGAATGATGTCTCAAAATTAGTAGATGGGCAGGCACAATACACAGCCATGTGTTATAAGGATGGCGGAATTGTAGATGATTTATTAATTTACAAAATTGAAGACAATCATTATCTTCTTGTTGTAAACGCTGGTAATATCGAAAAAGATTATAAATGGATGCAGGAAAATGTAATTGGAGATGTAACACTAGTAAATAAATCAGAAGATTATGGTTTACTTGCTTTACAAGGACCGTTAGCTCAGGTCATTTTACAAAAGCTGACTACAAAAAGTTTGGATGAAATTGGATTCTTCCGTTTCGCAAACAATGTTGAAGTTGCTGGTAAAAATGTGATTATCTCACGAACTGGCTACACAGGGGAAGATGGATTTGAAATATACGCTTCTGCTAATGATGTAACAGATCTATGGAGCAGTATTCTCGATGCAGGTAGCGAGGAAGGTATTCTTCCATGTGGTTTAGGTGCTCGTGATACTTTGCGTTTTGAAGCTTGTTTACCACTTTATGGTCAAGAATTAACAAAAGATATTTCGCCACTTGAAGCTAATATTGGTTTTGTCGTAAAACTAAAAAAAGAACAAGATTTTAATGGTAAATCAATCTTACTTGAACAAAAAGAGAACGGTGTACCAAGAAAAAGTATTGGTATCGAAATGATTGATAAAGGAATTCCTCGTACGGGATATCCAGTATTTGTAGATAACAAGCAAATTGGGCATGTTACATCCGGTACACAATCACCTACTCTTAAGAAAAATATTGGTTTAGCTATAATTGACGCAACATTTGCAGAACTTGGGCAAGAGGTAGAAATTGAGATAAGAAATAAACGACTAAAAGCAGTTACAGTAGCAACTCCATTTTATAAAAGAGAAAAATAA
- a CDS encoding shikimate kinase — protein MYKVYLVGFMGSGKSAIGRRLSFFLKMPYYDMDKEIVRLQNRTIPEIFEQEGEAYFRKVETDFLENFRNESCIISTGGGVAMNEKNIEVMRRTGLVLYLDATFEDIWMRIKNDKNRPIVQNSTKEELEQLFKMRKWFYKKAAHITIRTEHRPLRQITEYAGYQVNRLKGG, from the coding sequence GTGTATAAAGTATATTTAGTAGGATTTATGGGAAGTGGCAAAAGTGCAATCGGTAGAAGATTGAGCTTCTTTTTAAAAATGCCCTACTATGATATGGATAAGGAAATTGTAAGATTACAAAATAGAACAATTCCTGAGATTTTTGAGCAAGAAGGAGAAGCGTACTTTCGGAAAGTAGAGACTGACTTTCTTGAAAATTTTCGGAACGAATCGTGCATCATTTCGACAGGTGGTGGGGTTGCCATGAACGAAAAAAATATTGAAGTGATGCGAAGAACTGGACTTGTACTTTATTTAGATGCAACTTTTGAAGATATTTGGATGAGAATTAAAAACGACAAAAACAGACCGATTGTGCAGAACAGTACGAAGGAAGAATTAGAACAACTGTTTAAAATGAGGAAGTGGTTTTATAAAAAGGCTGCGCATATAACGATTCGAACAGAACATAGACCACTAAGACAAATTACAGAGTATGCTGGATACCAAGTGAATCGACTCAAAGGCGGATGA
- the comGF gene encoding competence type IV pilus minor pilin ComGF, which translates to MCANYKMKIRDQSGYTLLEGILHLAVFMLFAQVLVGTMWWLTKTEANVTDTTETEWALFIQYVDSFLTEVDSIEVYENSRGITIRKGQTNYKVELYKNLIRKIKNLDGHEQMLLNIESLFVEMEGNSLLMKMNFLNGVEKVHVFYVTFRTE; encoded by the coding sequence ATGTGTGCCAATTATAAAATGAAAATCCGTGACCAATCAGGTTACACGTTACTGGAGGGGATTCTTCATTTAGCCGTATTTATGCTTTTTGCTCAAGTGTTGGTAGGTACTATGTGGTGGTTAACTAAAACGGAGGCAAATGTGACCGATACTACAGAAACAGAATGGGCGTTGTTCATCCAGTATGTAGATTCTTTTTTAACCGAAGTGGACTCTATAGAAGTTTATGAAAATTCAAGAGGGATTACGATCAGAAAAGGTCAAACAAATTATAAAGTGGAGTTATACAAAAACTTAATACGTAAAATAAAAAATTTGGATGGTCATGAGCAGATGTTATTAAATATTGAATCTCTATTTGTTGAAATGGAAGGAAACTCATTGCTAATGAAGATGAATTTTTTAAATGGTGTAGAGAAGGTGCATGTATTTTATGTTACATTTCGTACAGAATGA
- the comGD gene encoding competence type IV pilus minor pilin ComGD codes for MNKFVLTKFKLNEKGYTLIEMLLVLTIVMVVSSSVLFITSTKMKDMEEERFYRQLHLDILRLQAISIGENRYTYLNFPNNRTQYKAESAGTVWFENDLPKNMRLSDESTLKVISFHPNGNINSFGNLLFETERGVKRITFYIGRGVINYEK; via the coding sequence GTGAATAAGTTCGTGTTGACGAAATTTAAGCTGAACGAGAAGGGATATACATTGATTGAAATGTTACTTGTTTTAACGATTGTAATGGTGGTATCTTCTTCAGTTCTATTTATTACTTCTACAAAGATGAAGGATATGGAGGAAGAGAGATTCTATCGGCAATTACATTTAGATATTTTGAGACTTCAAGCTATCTCTATTGGTGAAAATAGGTATACTTATTTAAATTTTCCTAACAACCGAACGCAATATAAGGCAGAATCAGCAGGTACTGTCTGGTTCGAAAACGATTTACCAAAAAATATGCGTTTAAGTGATGAAAGTACTTTAAAAGTGATTTCATTTCATCCAAATGGTAATATAAACAGTTTTGGAAACTTATTGTTTGAAACCGAGAGAGGTGTGAAGCGAATAACCTTTTATATAGGTAGAGGTGTGATAAATTATGAAAAATAG
- the comGC gene encoding competence type IV pilus major pilin ComGC yields MKKLLKNDRGFTLVEMMIVLLIISVLILISIPNVTKHSASIDEKSCQAFVKMLEGQVAAFKIEHKTIPTLVELETGGYLPGENTTCPNGETVTIDPATGKVTSE; encoded by the coding sequence ATGAAAAAACTACTGAAAAATGACCGAGGTTTCACTCTGGTGGAAATGATGATTGTTTTGCTTATTATATCTGTGTTGATTCTTATATCAATCCCTAATGTGACAAAGCATTCTGCAAGTATCGATGAAAAAAGCTGCCAAGCATTTGTGAAAATGCTGGAAGGTCAAGTCGCAGCATTTAAAATTGAACATAAAACAATACCTACATTGGTAGAACTTGAGACAGGAGGTTATTTGCCTGGTGAAAACACAACATGTCCTAATGGGGAGACTGTTACGATTGATCCTGCTACTGGGAAAGTGACTAGTGAATAA
- the comGB gene encoding competence type IV pilus assembly protein ComGB — translation MKKVKVYLERKRQIIPSNMHSSFLSRLSDLLMEGYTFHESVSMLLPFHVKDSKAVSKRITEVQRNGLAVVDVFKLLGFPSRLLLPLNLASVHGQLQQTIAVLSVNTAFFEGAKKRLNNLLMYPVCLFMILFLLFTMFRIYFLPNMESLIGSKGDESSDNSLTWTGYLLQMPNIFFVTAIISSCLLILSYRILKKLPIEKQHLIYLKLPIVRSWYRLLLTRVFAREMGGLMESGMSLQQSLEALISQKEHKVLRFIGKQMKDKVVHGESFSQAVFLLDSFTAELFHFVVHGENSGYLGRELSLYNEFLSQEIESKLSRYISIVQPTLFLILAVFIIGAYLAILLPIYNMINIV, via the coding sequence TTGAAAAAGGTTAAAGTTTATTTGGAAAGGAAGCGTCAAATAATTCCATCAAATATGCATTCCTCGTTTTTGAGTAGACTAAGTGATCTCTTGATGGAAGGATATACATTTCACGAATCGGTCAGTATGTTATTACCGTTTCATGTGAAAGATTCAAAGGCAGTTAGTAAACGAATAACTGAAGTACAACGAAATGGATTAGCCGTAGTTGATGTATTTAAATTATTAGGGTTTCCAAGTCGATTATTGTTGCCATTGAATCTTGCTTCTGTTCATGGTCAATTACAACAAACAATTGCTGTATTGAGTGTGAATACTGCATTTTTTGAAGGTGCAAAAAAACGTTTAAATAACTTATTGATGTATCCGGTATGTTTATTTATGATACTTTTTTTATTGTTTACGATGTTTAGAATTTACTTTTTACCAAATATGGAGTCTTTAATTGGTTCTAAAGGAGATGAGTCATCAGACAATTCCTTGACTTGGACAGGTTATCTTTTGCAAATGCCCAATATATTTTTCGTAACTGCGATAATTAGTTCCTGTCTATTAATTTTATCCTATAGGATATTGAAAAAGCTCCCCATAGAGAAGCAACACTTGATTTATTTGAAATTACCTATAGTGAGAAGCTGGTATCGTTTACTACTTACAAGAGTTTTTGCAAGAGAGATGGGTGGACTCATGGAAAGTGGTATGTCATTACAACAATCATTGGAGGCACTAATTTCTCAAAAGGAACATAAAGTGCTCCGGTTTATCGGAAAACAAATGAAAGACAAGGTTGTACATGGCGAATCGTTTTCTCAGGCTGTTTTCCTCTTAGACTCTTTTACAGCAGAATTATTCCATTTTGTTGTGCACGGCGAAAATAGTGGTTATTTAGGCAGAGAGCTATCTCTCTATAATGAGTTTCTTAGCCAAGAAATTGAAAGCAAGCTTTCTCGTTATATAAGTATAGTTCAACCAACCTTATTTTTAATTTTGGCTGTTTTTATCATTGGTGCTTATTTGGCAATATTATTGCCTATTTATAACATGATTAACATTGTATAA
- the comGA gene encoding competence type IV pilus ATPase ComGA, translating into MQQVENLIEQKCFRLLIKAHKFGASDLHVIPNEEDYIYYFKKNSQMFEAGKLPLNVGERIISFFKFLSSLDISERRKPQSGSFQQVFNSHKFSFRVSTLPSIFGKESMVIRLQQHDNAKIIHSLSLFRDTTEKIVELANNRQGLILFVGPTGSGKSTTMYSLTKYCAENLNRHVISLEDPVENSQSHLLQIQVNERSGVTYSTGLKAILRHSPDVIMIGEIRDEATAKAAIQAALTGHLVVSTIHAKDGVGSLYRLLDLGITTEELRQTITGIVTQRLVVASVGVESELSAVFEILSDELLEEAFQSMLSGKTYRIPYTLSLSYQIERGVREGVIEKG; encoded by the coding sequence ATGCAACAAGTAGAAAATCTAATAGAACAAAAATGTTTTCGTTTACTTATAAAAGCCCATAAATTTGGTGCATCCGATTTACACGTCATTCCTAACGAAGAAGACTACATCTATTACTTTAAAAAAAATTCTCAGATGTTTGAAGCGGGCAAGCTCCCTTTGAATGTAGGAGAGCGTATCATTTCATTCTTCAAGTTTTTATCCTCTCTTGATATCAGCGAAAGAAGAAAGCCACAAAGCGGTTCCTTTCAACAAGTATTCAATTCACATAAATTCTCATTTCGTGTTTCTACACTTCCCTCCATTTTTGGAAAGGAAAGTATGGTAATTCGCCTCCAACAGCATGACAACGCCAAAATTATTCATTCTCTGTCTTTATTTAGAGATACAACGGAAAAAATTGTAGAACTTGCGAATAATCGTCAAGGACTAATCTTATTCGTTGGACCTACTGGATCTGGAAAGTCCACTACAATGTATTCGCTTACCAAATATTGTGCAGAAAATTTAAATCGACATGTAATTTCTTTAGAGGACCCAGTAGAGAATAGTCAATCTCACTTACTTCAAATCCAAGTAAATGAACGTTCAGGAGTAACTTATTCTACAGGTTTAAAGGCTATACTGCGCCATTCGCCAGATGTGATTATGATAGGGGAAATTAGGGATGAGGCCACAGCTAAAGCTGCTATACAAGCAGCGTTAACAGGTCATCTAGTTGTATCAACCATTCATGCAAAGGACGGTGTAGGATCTCTTTATCGTCTATTAGATTTAGGAATCACCACAGAAGAGTTAAGGCAAACCATTACCGGTATCGTTACTCAAAGACTAGTTGTTGCTTCAGTAGGGGTAGAATCTGAATTATCAGCTGTGTTTGAAATACTTTCAGATGAATTGTTAGAGGAAGCATTTCAATCTATGCTCTCAGGGAAAACTTACCGTATTCCGTACACTCTTTCCTTATCCTATCAAATTGAGAGAGGGGTAAGAGAAGGTGTTATTGAAAAAGGTTAA
- a CDS encoding metalloregulator ArsR/SmtB family transcription factor: MPNTLKLTNALADETRYSIYLYIVKQVQSVNVQQIAEQFSIHPNVARLHLTKLNESKLVTSELLNNKKGGRPARIYKLAEQPIYLSFPKQENHLLLEWLLELVETMGTEALDKAKKISYTSGYNSIQQSLLADPSFEQKIELLSAAALSVGYIPNIENKEGKQIITFSIFNCPYKGQLSKHPHIICSIHESFLKGQFDALFPNNEFIQLESKQNHCSNCVYQIEVL, from the coding sequence ATGCCAAATACTTTAAAGCTCACAAATGCTTTAGCAGATGAAACAAGGTATTCTATTTATCTATATATCGTAAAACAAGTACAATCAGTAAATGTACAACAAATTGCAGAACAATTCAGCATCCATCCTAATGTAGCGAGACTCCATCTAACTAAACTAAATGAATCTAAATTAGTTACTTCTGAGTTACTTAATAATAAAAAAGGCGGTCGTCCGGCGCGTATTTATAAACTTGCAGAACAACCTATTTACTTAAGTTTTCCTAAACAAGAGAATCATTTGCTGTTAGAGTGGTTATTAGAATTAGTAGAAACTATGGGCACAGAAGCGCTTGATAAAGCCAAAAAAATTAGTTATACTTCTGGATACAATTCTATACAACAGTCATTATTAGCAGATCCGAGCTTCGAACAAAAAATAGAGCTACTATCTGCTGCAGCCCTCTCTGTGGGTTATATTCCTAATATCGAGAATAAAGAAGGTAAACAAATTATTACATTCTCTATTTTTAATTGTCCTTATAAAGGACAACTATCCAAACATCCACATATAATTTGTAGTATTCATGAATCTTTTTTAAAAGGACAGTTTGATGCTTTGTTCCCTAATAATGAATTCATTCAGCTGGAAAGCAAACAAAATCACTGTAGCAATTGCGTATATCAAATAGAAGTTCTATAA
- a CDS encoding DUF2626 family protein: protein MGNMYKVMAFWTGIFAVMFYLGDMPEASLLFLANTGLFLLLGFLNLSERMYMYIFGAYLMFFFAGFTYYTTFMHVPGAGH, encoded by the coding sequence ATGGGCAATATGTATAAAGTAATGGCTTTCTGGACAGGGATTTTTGCAGTTATGTTTTATTTAGGTGATATGCCAGAAGCTTCTTTACTATTTTTAGCAAATACGGGATTATTCCTTCTTTTAGGGTTCTTAAACCTTTCAGAACGTATGTATATGTACATCTTCGGAGCTTACTTAATGTTCTTCTTCGCAGGATTTACATATTACACGACATTCATGCACGTACCAGGTGCAGGACATTAA
- a CDS encoding MBL fold metallo-hydrolase gives MLNVRTYPLGYIQTNCYIVSNSTKQCLIFDPGGEGEKIISELHRLKMKPLAILLTHAHFDHIGAVEQVRGSFDIPVYIHSSEKKWLGDPSKNGSSKYAEIPSIICNEADFLLNNSESELKIGEFHMELLHTPGHSPGSLTYYFKQESFAIVGDTLFQNSVGRTDLPGGNQSELMKAIHTKLLTLPEATLVYPGHGPSTTIEVEMESNPFLNGF, from the coding sequence ATGTTAAACGTTAGAACTTATCCACTAGGTTATATTCAAACAAATTGTTATATTGTTTCAAATTCAACGAAGCAATGCCTAATCTTTGATCCAGGAGGAGAAGGGGAGAAAATAATTAGCGAGCTTCATCGATTAAAGATGAAACCGTTAGCTATTTTATTGACTCATGCACATTTTGACCATATTGGAGCTGTTGAACAAGTGAGAGGAAGTTTTGATATTCCAGTGTATATCCATTCATCAGAGAAAAAATGGTTGGGGGATCCTTCAAAAAATGGCTCATCAAAATATGCAGAAATCCCGTCAATAATTTGTAATGAGGCAGATTTTTTATTAAATAATAGTGAGTCAGAGTTGAAAATTGGTGAATTCCATATGGAGCTTTTACATACACCAGGACATTCACCTGGTAGCTTAACCTATTATTTTAAACAAGAAAGCTTTGCAATTGTGGGAGATACACTTTTTCAAAACAGTGTCGGACGGACAGATCTTCCAGGAGGTAACCAGTCCGAACTTATGAAAGCCATTCATACAAAACTTTTAACGTTGCCAGAAGCAACCCTTGTTTATCCAGGGCATGGTCCTTCGACAACAATAGAAGTCGAAATGGAGTCGAATCCATTCTTAAATGGATTTTAA
- a CDS encoding DUF2759 domain-containing protein, whose amino-acid sequence MNLLMVIFGLVTLLAVVGTYQAFKEKNVLGVLFNFGTFAVFGFFTVMTIVNQGFPPSLH is encoded by the coding sequence ATGAACTTATTAATGGTTATCTTTGGACTAGTTACACTTTTAGCTGTAGTTGGCACTTATCAAGCTTTTAAAGAAAAGAATGTGTTAGGGGTTCTATTTAACTTTGGTACATTCGCTGTTTTTGGCTTCTTTACAGTCATGACAATCGTGAACCAAGGCTTCCCACCAAGCTTACACTAA
- a CDS encoding LTA synthase family protein, translated as MKKRNWPTHSILILAVVATWIKTYIVYHTSFDMDIENLMQQLILFINPLSFLLFIYGLSLFFKSPKGRNRYIVISSIILSAVVYANAVFYRFFTDFITIPVLFQTSNFGDLGSSAAESIFLTDIFYFTDVAIIIIALKWLKIGDKVTLVKPAVRRAYFVMVAAILFLNLGLSEIERPQLLTRSFDREMLVKNIGPYNYHLYDIYIQSKSHAQRALADGSELVEVNNYVRSNQVDANENMFGVAKDRNLIVVSMESLQSFVINNDMNGHEVTPFLNSLTQDKDTYYFSNFYHQTGLGKTSDSEFLLENSLYPLGGGAVFFTHSGNTFHSMAESLNEEGYFTNVLHPNNKSFWNRDIMYRALDIQKYYDEQSFVVNEEDAVNWGMKDIPFLEQSVDLMADMPQPFYSRLITLTNHHPFTLDEEDKLIPEYNSNSNTLNRYFQSVRYMDEALKLFFEDLKEQGLYDNSIIVMYGDHYGISENHNKAMEQYLEKEITPYESAKLQRVPLFVHIPNSGDGKEITETSGQIDLRPTILHALGVDTSKDMQLGADLFSEEHEEFVVFRDGGFVTDKVVYAGNACYDNTTGLQIEVDSCQPYIDRATQELGYSDQIINGDLLRFYDLKTGNLLINEALKEDE; from the coding sequence ATGAAGAAGAGAAATTGGCCAACACATTCTATTCTGATTCTTGCTGTTGTGGCAACATGGATAAAAACCTATATTGTTTACCACACCAGCTTTGACATGGATATTGAAAATTTGATGCAACAACTGATACTTTTTATAAATCCGCTTAGTTTTTTACTATTTATCTACGGACTTTCATTGTTCTTTAAGAGTCCTAAAGGTAGAAATAGATATATAGTAATTTCTAGTATAATACTTTCAGCTGTTGTATATGCTAATGCAGTATTTTACCGTTTTTTCACAGATTTCATTACAATTCCGGTGCTATTTCAAACAAGTAATTTTGGCGATTTGGGTTCATCGGCAGCAGAAAGTATCTTTTTAACAGATATTTTCTATTTCACAGATGTTGCCATCATCATTATTGCATTAAAGTGGTTGAAAATTGGAGACAAAGTTACGCTTGTTAAGCCTGCTGTAAGAAGAGCTTATTTTGTAATGGTTGCAGCAATTCTATTTTTAAACTTAGGTTTATCTGAAATTGAACGACCACAACTATTAACACGAAGCTTTGATCGTGAGATGCTTGTAAAAAATATTGGACCGTATAACTATCATTTATATGATATATATATCCAATCTAAATCACATGCTCAAAGAGCGCTTGCCGATGGTAGTGAGTTAGTAGAAGTAAATAACTATGTTCGATCTAACCAAGTAGATGCTAATGAAAACATGTTTGGTGTTGCCAAGGATCGTAATTTAATCGTAGTTTCGATGGAATCCTTACAATCTTTCGTTATTAATAATGATATGAATGGTCATGAAGTTACTCCATTTTTAAATTCACTAACGCAAGATAAGGACACATATTATTTCTCTAATTTTTATCATCAAACTGGGTTAGGAAAAACGTCCGACTCTGAGTTTTTACTAGAAAATTCTCTATATCCATTAGGTGGAGGAGCGGTATTCTTTACGCATAGTGGAAACACATTCCATTCGATGGCAGAAAGCTTAAATGAAGAAGGATATTTTACAAACGTTTTGCATCCTAATAACAAAAGTTTCTGGAATCGAGATATTATGTATAGAGCATTGGACATTCAAAAGTATTATGATGAACAAAGTTTTGTAGTGAACGAAGAGGATGCTGTTAACTGGGGTATGAAGGATATTCCTTTCCTAGAGCAATCAGTCGATTTGATGGCAGATATGCCTCAGCCATTTTATTCTCGTTTAATAACCTTAACAAATCATCATCCTTTTACTTTGGATGAAGAAGATAAGCTTATACCAGAGTATAATTCCAACTCTAATACACTCAATAGATATTTCCAATCTGTTCGATATATGGATGAAGCATTGAAACTATTTTTTGAGGACCTAAAAGAACAAGGATTATATGATAACTCTATCATCGTTATGTACGGAGATCACTATGGTATTTCTGAAAATCACAATAAGGCAATGGAGCAATATTTAGAAAAAGAAATAACTCCATATGAATCAGCGAAACTTCAACGTGTTCCACTATTCGTTCATATTCCAAATAGTGGAGATGGTAAAGAAATTACTGAAACATCTGGTCAAATCGATTTGCGTCCAACGATTTTACATGCCTTAGGCGTTGACACATCTAAAGATATGCAGCTTGGAGCAGATTTGTTCTCAGAAGAGCATGAAGAATTTGTTGTGTTCCGTGACGGTGGATTTGTAACTGACAAAGTTGTATATGCTGGTAATGCTTGCTATGATAATACTACCGGTTTGCAAATAGAAGTAGATAGCTGTCAGCCTTATATAGATAGAGCTACTCAGGAACTTGGCTATTCCGATCAAATCATTAATGGAGATTTATTGCGCTTTTATGATTTGAAGACTGGGAACTTGCTTATTAATGAGGCATTAAAAGAAGATGAATAA
- a CDS encoding YqgQ family protein, translated as MNSVYDVMQLLKRFGIYVYTKDRLADLEIMEDEIRELYKMQMIEAKDFQIAILLLRQEQSNSKI; from the coding sequence ATGAATTCAGTATACGACGTTATGCAACTTTTAAAACGATTTGGTATATATGTATATACGAAAGATCGACTAGCAGATTTAGAAATAATGGAAGATGAAATAAGAGAGCTATATAAAATGCAAATGATTGAGGCAAAAGACTTTCAAATAGCCATTTTGTTACTGAGACAAGAACAAAGTAATAGTAAAATTTAG
- a CDS encoding 5-formyltetrahydrofolate cyclo-ligase, whose translation MTKKIMRNAMRKQLTSLDEVTYNNYSKQIEEKFLRQIAVLDASTIGLTISSFPEVDTWSIIKQLWSMGINVVVPKCSPLDRSMIFYQIQNFDQLERVYMHLLEPNPLTSKAIIPQEIDILVVPGIVYSETGYRIGYGGGYYDRFLTNFKGDTLSLAFDIQVVKNVEYDVFDLPVDKIITPNEIFLCKQIREKDE comes from the coding sequence ATGACAAAGAAAATTATGAGAAACGCTATGAGAAAGCAGTTAACATCTTTAGATGAGGTTACATATAATAATTACTCAAAACAAATTGAAGAAAAGTTTTTACGACAAATAGCAGTTTTAGACGCTTCCACTATCGGATTAACAATATCTAGCTTCCCTGAAGTGGATACATGGAGTATAATAAAACAATTATGGAGCATGGGAATAAATGTTGTTGTTCCTAAATGTTCACCTTTGGATAGATCAATGATATTCTACCAAATCCAAAATTTTGACCAATTAGAACGCGTTTATATGCACTTACTTGAACCTAATCCTCTTACGTCTAAAGCGATCATTCCTCAGGAGATTGATATACTAGTCGTTCCTGGGATTGTATATAGCGAAACGGGATACCGGATAGGATATGGTGGAGGCTATTATGACCGTTTCTTAACGAATTTTAAGGGAGACACACTGTCATTGGCATTTGATATTCAAGTGGTGAAAAACGTTGAATATGATGTATTTGATTTACCTGTAGATAAAATCATTACACCGAACGAAATTTTTTTGTGCAAACAGATTCGCGAGAAGGATGAATAG
- the rpmG gene encoding 50S ribosomal protein L33 has translation MRVNITLACTDCGERNYISKKNKRNNPERLELKKYCSRDKKMTLHRETK, from the coding sequence ATGCGCGTTAATATTACATTAGCTTGTACAGATTGCGGAGAGCGCAACTATATTTCTAAGAAAAACAAGCGTAACAATCCAGAACGTCTTGAACTTAAAAAGTATTGCTCACGTGATAAGAAAATGACTCTTCATAGAGAAACTAAATAA